A window of the Halopseudomonas phragmitis genome harbors these coding sequences:
- a CDS encoding NADP(H)-dependent aldo-keto reductase: MQYRPLGRSPLKVSALCLGTMTWGEQNTEKEAFAQIDRARDAGVNFIDTAEMYPVPPRGETYGATETIIGNYFKQHGQRDKWVIASKVAGPGDWLPHIRDGLTRFTREHITSALDASLRRLQTDYIDLYQLHWPDRNTNFFGKLGYEHSADEQFTPIEDTLEVLDEQIKAGKIRHIGLSNETPWGVSRFLQLAESRGWPRIVSVQNPYNLLNRSYEVGLAEISIREKVGLLAYSPLAFGTLTGKYLNGLRPEKARLTLFERFARYTNPEAQKACARYVQLAREHGMDPAQMALAFVTRQPFVTSNIIGATNMDQLNRNLTSINMGLTDKVLESIAAIHRNQPNPAP, from the coding sequence ATGCAATACCGCCCGCTGGGCCGTAGCCCGCTCAAGGTCAGCGCCCTCTGTCTGGGCACCATGACCTGGGGCGAACAGAATACCGAGAAGGAGGCCTTTGCCCAGATCGATCGGGCCCGCGATGCCGGGGTCAACTTCATCGATACCGCCGAGATGTACCCGGTCCCGCCGCGCGGCGAAACCTATGGCGCCACTGAAACCATCATCGGCAACTACTTCAAGCAGCACGGTCAACGTGACAAATGGGTAATTGCCAGCAAGGTGGCAGGTCCCGGCGACTGGCTCCCACACATCCGCGACGGCCTCACCCGCTTTACCCGCGAACACATCACCAGCGCTCTGGACGCCAGCCTGCGCCGCCTGCAAACCGACTATATCGATCTGTATCAACTGCACTGGCCGGACCGCAACACCAACTTTTTCGGCAAGCTCGGCTACGAACACAGCGCGGACGAGCAGTTCACTCCGATCGAAGACACCCTGGAAGTGCTCGACGAACAGATCAAGGCAGGCAAAATTCGCCACATCGGCCTGTCCAACGAAACACCCTGGGGCGTCAGTCGCTTCCTGCAACTGGCCGAAAGTCGTGGCTGGCCGCGCATCGTGTCGGTGCAGAACCCCTACAACCTGCTCAACCGCAGCTATGAAGTCGGTCTGGCAGAAATCTCGATCCGCGAGAAAGTCGGCCTGCTAGCCTACTCGCCGCTGGCGTTCGGCACCCTGACCGGCAAGTACCTAAACGGCCTGCGCCCGGAAAAAGCCCGCCTGACGTTGTTTGAGCGCTTCGCCCGCTATACCAACCCCGAAGCCCAGAAAGCCTGTGCCCGCTACGTACAACTGGCCCGCGAACATGGCATGGACCCGGCCCAGATGGCTTTGGCCTTCGTCACTCGCCAGCCGTTCGTGACCAGCAACATCATCGGCGCCACCAACATGGATCAACTCAACCGCAACCTGACCAGCATCAACATGGGGCTGACCGACAAGGTGCTGGAAAGCATCGCCGCCATCCACCGCAACCAGCCCAACCCCGCACCCTGA
- the rplM gene encoding 50S ribosomal protein L13 — MKTFSAKPETVKRDWYVVDAAGLTLGRLATEVASRLRGKHKPEYTPHVDTGDYIVIVNAEKIQVTGAKAQDKIYYSHSGFPGGIKSINFEKLIQRAPERVIETAVKGMLPKNPLGRAMYRKLKVYAGAAHPHAAQQPQELKI, encoded by the coding sequence ATGAAAACCTTCAGCGCCAAACCGGAAACCGTAAAACGCGATTGGTATGTCGTAGATGCCGCGGGTCTGACCCTGGGTCGTCTGGCTACCGAAGTTGCTTCCCGTCTGCGTGGCAAGCACAAGCCCGAATACACCCCGCATGTCGATACCGGTGATTACATCGTTATCGTCAATGCCGAGAAAATTCAGGTAACCGGTGCCAAGGCACAAGACAAGATCTACTACAGCCACTCCGGTTTTCCGGGCGGCATCAAGTCGATCAACTTCGAAAAGCTGATCCAGCGCGCTCCTGAGCGCGTGATCGAGACCGCCGTCAAGGGCATGCTGCCGAAGAACCCTCTGGGTCGTGCCATGTACCGCAAGCTGAAAGTGTATGCCGGTGCTGCTCACCCGCATGCTGCCCAGCAACCCCAAGAACTGAAGATCTAA
- the rpsI gene encoding 30S ribosomal protein S9 — MSATQNYGTGRRKTATARVFLRPGTGNISINNRSLENFFGRETARMVVRQPLELTQSTEKFDVYVTVKGGGISGQAGAIRHGITRALMEYDETLRGELRKAGYVTRDAREVERKKVGLRKARKRPQYSKR; from the coding sequence ATGTCGGCGACTCAAAACTACGGTACTGGCCGTCGTAAAACCGCCACCGCTCGCGTGTTCCTGCGTCCGGGTACTGGCAACATCTCTATCAACAATCGTTCGCTGGAGAATTTCTTCGGTCGCGAAACCGCCCGCATGGTGGTTCGTCAGCCGCTTGAGCTGACCCAGAGCACCGAGAAGTTCGATGTCTACGTTACCGTCAAGGGCGGTGGTATCTCCGGTCAGGCCGGTGCCATCCGTCACGGCATCACTCGTGCCCTGATGGAATACGACGAGACTCTGCGTGGCGAACTGCGCAAGGCTGGTTACGTAACTCGCGATGCTCGTGAAGTTGAGCGTAAGAAAGTCGGTCTGCGCAAGGCGCGTAAGCGTCCGCAGTACTCCAAGCGTTAA
- the petA gene encoding ubiquinol-cytochrome c reductase iron-sulfur subunit, which translates to MSNDGVNNGRRRFLVAATSVVGAAGAVGAAVPFVGSWFPSARAKAAGAPVRVNISKLEAGQQLVAEWRGQPVFVSRRTEEALRLLEEMDSVVADPDSKSSDQPDYVDPRTRAIKPEVLVVIGICTHLGCSPLFRPEVASADMGADWKGGYFCPCHGSHYDMSGRVWRAQPAPLNLPVPPHHYETDDVIVIGLDPETA; encoded by the coding sequence ATGAGTAATGACGGCGTGAATAATGGCCGGCGTCGCTTCCTGGTAGCAGCCACGAGTGTCGTGGGTGCTGCCGGAGCCGTAGGGGCTGCAGTGCCCTTCGTGGGATCTTGGTTCCCAAGCGCCAGAGCCAAGGCAGCAGGGGCGCCGGTACGGGTGAATATCAGCAAGCTGGAGGCCGGGCAGCAACTTGTTGCCGAGTGGCGCGGTCAGCCGGTATTCGTATCCCGCCGTACCGAAGAGGCCCTGCGTCTGCTTGAGGAGATGGATAGCGTGGTCGCCGACCCGGATTCCAAGTCATCTGATCAGCCGGATTACGTGGATCCACGTACTCGGGCGATCAAGCCGGAAGTTCTGGTGGTGATCGGTATCTGTACTCACTTGGGTTGCTCGCCGCTGTTCCGTCCGGAAGTAGCTTCTGCCGATATGGGCGCAGACTGGAAGGGTGGTTACTTCTGCCCGTGTCACGGTTCCCACTACGATATGTCGGGTCGAGTCTGGCGTGCCCAGCCGGCGCCGCTGAACCTGCCGGTGCCCCCGCATCACTACGAAACTGATGATGTCATCGTCATTGGTCTGGATCCGGAGACTGCCTGA
- a CDS encoding cytochrome b — MSKLMNWVNERMAVTKVMEDHLTKYYAPKNFNFFYFFGSLAMLVLVNQIVTGIWLTMSYEPSAEGAFASIEYIMRDVEYGWLLRYLHSTGASMFFVVVYLHMLRGLMYGSYQKPRELVWLFGMLIYLILMAEAFMGYLLPWGQMSYWGAQVIISLFGAIPFIGPDLAQWVRGDYLISGITLNRFFALHVIALPIVLLGLVVLHIIALHEVGSNNPDGIDIKKLKDENGKPLDGIAFHPYYTVKDIVGVVVFLFVFCTIVFFFPEMGGFFLEHPNFEVANPLKTPDHIAPVWYFTPFYAILRAVPAIAGSAFPGVLAMGAAIAVLFVLPWLDRSPVRSIRYKGWMSKLWLVIFCVCFVILGVLGAIPATPGRTLLSQVCTVLYFAFFILMPFYTRMEKTKPVPERVTG; from the coding sequence ATGAGCAAACTGATGAACTGGGTCAATGAGCGCATGGCCGTCACCAAGGTGATGGAAGACCATCTGACCAAATACTATGCGCCCAAGAACTTCAACTTCTTCTACTTTTTCGGCTCTCTGGCCATGCTGGTGCTGGTCAATCAGATTGTTACCGGTATCTGGCTGACCATGAGCTACGAGCCTTCTGCTGAAGGCGCTTTCGCTTCGATCGAATACATCATGCGTGATGTCGAGTACGGCTGGCTGCTGCGCTATCTGCACTCCACCGGCGCCTCGATGTTCTTTGTCGTGGTTTACCTGCACATGCTGCGTGGCCTGATGTACGGCTCCTACCAGAAGCCGCGCGAGCTGGTCTGGCTGTTCGGTATGCTGATCTATCTGATCCTGATGGCCGAGGCTTTCATGGGCTACCTGCTGCCCTGGGGTCAGATGTCCTACTGGGGTGCTCAGGTAATTATCTCGCTGTTCGGTGCCATTCCGTTCATTGGTCCGGATCTGGCCCAGTGGGTGCGTGGTGACTACCTGATCTCCGGGATTACCCTGAACCGCTTCTTCGCCCTGCATGTGATTGCGCTGCCGATCGTACTGCTGGGTCTGGTGGTGCTGCATATCATCGCGCTGCACGAAGTGGGTTCCAACAACCCGGATGGTATCGACATCAAGAAGCTGAAGGACGAGAACGGCAAGCCGCTGGACGGCATCGCCTTCCACCCGTACTACACCGTCAAGGATATTGTCGGCGTGGTGGTGTTCCTGTTCGTGTTCTGCACCATCGTGTTCTTCTTCCCGGAAATGGGTGGTTTCTTCCTCGAGCATCCGAACTTTGAAGTGGCCAACCCGCTGAAGACGCCTGACCATATCGCCCCGGTCTGGTACTTCACACCGTTCTACGCGATTCTGCGTGCGGTTCCGGCCATCGCTGGCTCGGCCTTCCCGGGTGTGCTGGCGATGGGTGCTGCGATTGCCGTGCTGTTCGTATTGCCCTGGCTGGACCGTAGTCCGGTGCGCTCGATCCGCTACAAAGGCTGGATGAGCAAGCTGTGGCTGGTGATCTTCTGCGTCTGCTTCGTGATCCTTGGCGTGCTGGGTGCCATCCCGGCGACTCCAGGTCGTACGCTGCTGTCGCAGGTCTGCACCGTTCTGTATTTCGCCTTCTTCATCCTGATGCCGTTCTACACCCGGATGGAGAAGACCAAACCGGTTCCGGAGAGGGTTACTGGCTAA
- a CDS encoding cytochrome c1, with protein MKKQLIALCFALLPCVVLAAPSNYPLEKANIDLRDKAALQDGARTFVNYCMGCHSAQFQRYERVANDLGIPDELMLENLVFTEGTLIGDHMKIGMRPQDSKVWFGGAPPDLTMVARVRGNDWLYTYLKTFYEDPSRPFGANNMLFPNVGMPNVLMELQGRQVIGCKAMPVMDGNTPKRDPLTGETIKDEQCDVLTVLPDTGTQTEAEFDTTVRNLVAFLAYSADPIKLERHRIGVYVLLYLAFLFVFAFLLKREYWKDVH; from the coding sequence ATGAAAAAGCAACTGATTGCTCTGTGTTTTGCGCTGTTGCCCTGCGTGGTTCTGGCGGCGCCCAGCAACTACCCGCTGGAAAAGGCTAATATCGATCTGCGTGACAAGGCTGCTCTGCAGGATGGTGCGCGCACTTTCGTCAACTACTGCATGGGCTGCCACTCCGCTCAGTTCCAGCGTTATGAGCGCGTAGCCAACGATCTGGGGATTCCGGATGAGCTGATGCTGGAGAACCTGGTGTTCACCGAGGGCACGCTTATCGGTGACCACATGAAGATCGGCATGCGTCCTCAGGACTCCAAGGTTTGGTTTGGTGGTGCGCCGCCGGATCTGACCATGGTTGCCCGGGTGCGTGGCAACGACTGGCTGTATACCTACCTGAAGACCTTCTACGAGGATCCTTCGCGTCCGTTCGGTGCCAACAACATGCTGTTCCCGAACGTGGGTATGCCCAATGTGCTGATGGAGCTGCAAGGTCGTCAGGTGATTGGCTGCAAGGCCATGCCGGTGATGGATGGCAATACCCCCAAGCGTGATCCGCTGACCGGTGAAACCATCAAGGACGAGCAGTGTGATGTGCTGACTGTGCTGCCGGACACTGGCACCCAGACCGAGGCCGAGTTCGATACCACTGTGCGTAACCTGGTTGCGTTCCTGGCTTATTCGGCTGACCCGATCAAGCTGGAGCGTCACCGCATCGGTGTGTACGTGCTGCTGTATCTGGCCTTCCTGTTCGTCTTTGCCTTCCTGCTCAAGCGCGAGTACTGGAAAGACGTTCACTGA
- a CDS encoding glutathione S-transferase N-terminal domain-containing protein produces MGVTTASKRSSMAFFSDPRDHYCHRVRIVLAEKGVTVDVVNVEPGNPPQELVETNPYSSVPTLLDRDLVLYEPNIMMEYLDERFPHPPLLPVYPVARANSRLLMYRVQRDWCSLVDVIGNPKSSEAAVTKARKELRESLIGVAPVFAEMPFFMSDEFSLVDCCIAPILWRLPLFGIELPKQAKPLLDYMDRIFAREGFIASLSAAEKDMQ; encoded by the coding sequence ATGGGCGTTACCACCGCCAGCAAGCGTTCCTCCATGGCTTTCTTTTCTGACCCCCGTGACCATTACTGTCATCGTGTGCGCATCGTCCTGGCTGAAAAGGGCGTGACAGTCGATGTGGTCAATGTCGAGCCAGGCAATCCGCCGCAGGAACTGGTGGAAACCAACCCCTACAGCAGCGTGCCGACCCTGCTTGATCGTGATCTGGTGCTCTATGAGCCGAATATCATGATGGAGTACCTGGATGAGCGCTTCCCGCATCCGCCGCTGCTGCCGGTCTATCCGGTGGCCCGGGCCAATAGCCGTTTGCTGATGTACCGGGTGCAGCGCGACTGGTGCTCGCTGGTTGATGTGATCGGCAACCCGAAAAGTTCCGAGGCCGCCGTTACCAAGGCGCGCAAGGAGCTGCGTGAGAGTCTGATCGGTGTGGCGCCGGTATTCGCTGAGATGCCGTTCTTCATGAGTGATGAGTTCAGTCTGGTCGACTGCTGTATTGCTCCCATCCTCTGGCGCTTGCCGCTATTCGGGATTGAGCTGCCCAAGCAGGCCAAGCCGCTGCTCGACTATATGGATCGTATCTTTGCCCGTGAAGGCTTTATCGCCAGCCTGTCAGCGGCGGAAAAGGATATGCAGTAA
- a CDS encoding ClpXP protease specificity-enhancing factor, which yields MSPSRPYLIRALYEWILDNNCTPYLLVNAGFPGTRVPEGFVEDDQIVLNLSPSAIRQLEMDNDAISFDGRFGGVAQQVWIPALAVMAIYARENGQGMVFEIDPVSPPPADDPAPDGDNKPSGRPSLKVVK from the coding sequence ATGAGTCCAAGCCGCCCTTATCTGATCCGTGCGTTGTACGAGTGGATTTTGGATAACAACTGCACGCCGTACCTGCTGGTCAATGCCGGATTTCCCGGGACCCGGGTGCCGGAGGGCTTTGTCGAGGATGACCAGATCGTCCTGAATCTGTCCCCCAGTGCTATCCGTCAGCTCGAAATGGATAATGACGCGATCAGCTTTGATGGGCGTTTTGGTGGCGTGGCGCAGCAGGTCTGGATTCCTGCCCTGGCGGTGATGGCTATCTATGCCCGGGAGAATGGTCAGGGGATGGTGTTCGAGATCGATCCGGTCAGCCCGCCGCCAGCCGATGACCCGGCCCCGGACGGCGACAACAAGCCGAGTGGTCGGCCATCGTTGAAGGTGGTCAAGTAA
- a CDS encoding BON domain-containing protein — protein MIRLTSLVLAALLSAGCSSVLTATRDAPIEDNYGTRTFGSRIDDQLIETKARVNVAKAHIDIEREARIIVSSYNGVVLLAGQVPRAELKTLAENAAREVQRVKVVHNELTVGENLPLLARNHDTVITTNAKTRLLADSSIPGRRIKVTTEAGVVYLQGLLRRSEADLAVQTVQQVGGVQRIVKLFEYID, from the coding sequence ATGATCAGACTTACCAGTCTCGTATTGGCGGCGCTGCTCAGCGCCGGCTGCAGTTCGGTACTGACCGCAACCCGCGATGCCCCGATCGAAGACAACTACGGTACACGCACCTTCGGTAGCCGGATCGATGACCAACTGATCGAAACCAAGGCCAGAGTCAATGTCGCCAAAGCGCACATCGATATCGAGCGTGAAGCCCGCATCATCGTCTCCAGTTACAACGGCGTAGTCCTGCTGGCCGGCCAGGTACCGCGCGCCGAGCTAAAGACGCTGGCAGAAAACGCCGCGCGTGAAGTTCAACGCGTCAAGGTGGTGCATAACGAGCTGACCGTGGGTGAGAACCTGCCGCTGCTGGCGCGCAATCACGACACCGTGATCACCACCAATGCCAAAACCCGACTGCTGGCCGACAGCAGCATCCCCGGACGCCGAATCAAGGTTACGACGGAAGCTGGCGTGGTTTATCTGCAGGGATTGCTGCGTCGCAGCGAAGCCGATCTGGCCGTGCAGACAGTACAGCAGGTGGGCGGCGTGCAGAGGATTGTTAAGTTGTTCGAATATATCGACTGA